A DNA window from Gillisia sp. Hel1_33_143 contains the following coding sequences:
- a CDS encoding TlpA family protein disulfide reductase codes for MHRFLTSIITIILVSFSLLSCNDKTISLKPKTDTDLLQKDFITWWNYQSNAIRLAGNFIPLDQDSKRISKEEFLKTLTSGNYIPVELESKDDLIYYKIFKINKNAPISINQTITSHAITELKFFKMEGAEFPNFKWTDLQNNNYTSKNTKGKILVIKCWFINCYACIKEFPDLNELVENYKDHADIKFISLALDTEDELKEFLIKRPLSYSVIPDQEDFLKYDLKITYYPTHIILGKDGKVLKVVTNFDDLEDVLKYDLEPTNKN; via the coding sequence ATGCACCGTTTCTTAACTTCTATTATTACGATTATACTGGTCTCTTTTAGCCTTTTGAGTTGTAACGATAAAACTATCTCATTAAAACCCAAAACAGATACGGATCTTCTCCAAAAAGATTTTATTACCTGGTGGAATTACCAATCTAATGCCATTAGACTGGCTGGTAACTTCATTCCATTAGATCAGGATTCTAAAAGAATAAGTAAAGAGGAGTTCTTGAAGACATTAACCTCAGGAAACTATATTCCAGTTGAATTGGAGTCTAAAGACGATTTGATATATTATAAAATATTCAAAATAAATAAGAATGCTCCAATAAGTATAAATCAAACCATTACATCTCATGCTATTACAGAACTAAAGTTCTTTAAAATGGAAGGAGCAGAATTTCCAAATTTTAAATGGACAGATCTTCAGAATAACAATTATACCAGCAAAAATACAAAAGGCAAGATCTTAGTGATAAAATGTTGGTTCATTAATTGTTACGCTTGTATCAAGGAATTTCCAGATCTAAACGAACTTGTTGAAAATTATAAAGATCATGCTGATATTAAATTTATTAGCCTGGCTCTGGATACAGAAGATGAACTGAAGGAATTCTTAATCAAACGTCCTTTAAGCTATAGCGTGATACCAGATCAGGAAGATTTTTTAAAATACGATCTTAAAATTACATACTATCCTACCCACATCATACTCGGTAAAGATGGAAAAGTTTTAAAAGTAGTTACTAATTTTGACGACTTAGAAGATGTATTGAAATATGATTTAGAACCTACAAATAAAAATTAA
- a CDS encoding GNAT family N-acetyltransferase, with product MIELLNHRNKDIAALIYKVFQESYVVEAQLLKAKEFPPLKRQVADFIKDDTDFYGYWKHQELVAVTEIRKFDGSTHLQSMVVVPQYFRQGIAQKLIDHVLETYHTPIHTVETGVDNIPAIKLYEKNGFKYIKEWDTNFGIRKVRFERK from the coding sequence ATGATAGAACTATTAAACCATAGAAATAAAGATATTGCCGCTTTAATTTATAAAGTGTTTCAAGAATCTTATGTTGTAGAAGCGCAATTGTTAAAAGCGAAGGAGTTTCCTCCTTTAAAGAGACAGGTAGCAGACTTTATAAAAGATGACACAGATTTCTATGGATATTGGAAGCATCAGGAACTTGTGGCTGTGACTGAAATTAGGAAATTTGATGGAAGTACTCATCTCCAAAGTATGGTAGTAGTTCCGCAATATTTTAGACAGGGGATTGCACAAAAATTGATAGATCATGTTTTAGAAACGTATCATACGCCTATTCATACCGTAGAAACCGGGGTAGATAATATTCCGGCAATTAAATTGTATGAGAAAAATGGGTTTAAATATATAAAAGAATGGGATACTAATTTTGGAATACGCAAGGTTAGATTTGAAAGAAAATAA
- a CDS encoding VOC family protein: MLSLNKVHHVAIICSDYERSKTFYTEILGFQILNEVFRKERESYKLDLALGSNYIIELFSFPNTPNRPTKPEATGLRHLAFEVDNLILEKAKLEKLKVDHEKVRRDEITGKDFLFFFDPDGLPIELYQK; the protein is encoded by the coding sequence ATGCTTAGCTTAAATAAAGTTCATCATGTAGCGATAATCTGCTCAGATTACGAAAGATCCAAAACTTTTTACACAGAAATTCTAGGATTTCAGATTTTAAATGAAGTCTTTAGAAAGGAAAGAGAATCTTATAAATTAGACTTGGCCCTAGGAAGTAATTACATTATTGAACTTTTCTCCTTTCCCAACACACCGAATAGACCAACAAAACCTGAAGCCACGGGGCTACGCCATTTAGCTTTTGAAGTTGACAATCTAATTTTAGAAAAAGCAAAATTAGAAAAACTAAAAGTTGATCATGAAAAAGTTAGAAGAGATGAGATTACAGGAAAAGATTTCCTATTCTTCTTTGATCCTGATGGTCTTCCAATAGAGCTTTATCAAAAATAA